In Microbacterium sp. SLBN-146, one genomic interval encodes:
- the nrdF gene encoding class 1b ribonucleoside-diphosphate reductase subunit beta → MSEKLQLLDHVQAINWNRIQDDKDLEVWNRLVNNFWLPEKVPLSNDIQSWNTLTPEEQTLTMRVFTGLTLLDTIQGTVGAVSLIPDAITPHEEAVYTNIAFMESVHAKSYSSIFSTLCSTKEIDEAFRWSVENPNLQKKARIVMDYYRGDEPLKRKVASTLLESFLFYSGFYLPMHWSSRAKLTNTADLIRLIIRDEAVHGYYIGYKFQKGLEKASEAERQDIKDYTFSLMYELYDNEVQYTQDLYDSVGLTEDVKKFLHYNANKALMNLGYEAMFPASVTNVSPAILSALSPNADENHDFFSGSGSSYVIGKAEATEDEDWDF, encoded by the coding sequence ATGAGCGAGAAGCTCCAGCTCCTGGACCACGTCCAGGCCATCAACTGGAACCGCATCCAGGACGACAAAGACCTCGAGGTGTGGAACCGCCTGGTCAACAACTTCTGGCTGCCCGAGAAGGTGCCGCTGTCGAACGACATCCAGTCGTGGAACACGCTGACACCCGAAGAGCAGACGCTGACGATGCGCGTGTTCACGGGGCTCACGCTCCTCGACACGATCCAGGGCACCGTCGGTGCCGTGTCGCTCATCCCCGATGCGATCACGCCGCACGAAGAAGCGGTCTACACGAACATCGCTTTCATGGAGTCGGTGCACGCCAAGAGCTACTCGTCGATCTTCTCGACGCTGTGCTCGACGAAGGAGATCGACGAGGCGTTCCGCTGGTCGGTCGAGAACCCGAACCTTCAGAAGAAGGCGCGGATCGTCATGGACTACTACCGCGGTGACGAGCCCCTCAAGCGCAAGGTGGCCTCGACGCTCCTGGAGTCGTTCCTCTTCTACTCGGGCTTCTACCTGCCGATGCACTGGTCGTCGAGGGCGAAGCTCACCAACACGGCCGACCTCATCCGCCTCATCATCCGCGACGAGGCCGTGCACGGGTACTACATCGGCTACAAGTTCCAGAAGGGGCTCGAGAAGGCGTCCGAGGCCGAGCGTCAGGACATCAAGGACTACACGTTCTCGCTGATGTACGAGCTCTACGACAACGAGGTGCAGTACACGCAGGACCTGTACGACTCGGTCGGCCTGACCGAGGATGTCAAGAAGTTCCTCCATTACAACGCCAACAAGGCCCTCATGAACCTGGGCTACGAGGCGATGTTCCCCGCGAGCGTCACGAACGTCAGTCCCGCTATCCTCTCCGCGCTCTCACCGAACGCCGACGAGAACCACGACTTCTTCTCCGGGTCGGGCTCGTCGTACGTCATCGGCAAGGCCGAGGCGACGGAAGACGAGGACTGGGACTTCTAG
- the nrdH gene encoding glutaredoxin-like protein NrdH, whose translation MAITVYTKPACVQCTATYRALDSKGIEYEIHDLSEDPAALEQVKALGYLQAPVVITDEDHWSGFRPDKIDELASRL comes from the coding sequence ATGGCGATCACCGTCTACACGAAGCCCGCGTGCGTGCAATGCACCGCGACCTACCGCGCGCTCGACTCGAAGGGCATCGAGTATGAGATCCACGACCTGTCGGAAGACCCCGCGGCCCTCGAGCAGGTCAAGGCTCTGGGATACCTCCAGGCCCCCGTCGTCATCACCGATGAAGACCACTGGTCGGGCTTCCGGCCCGACAAGATCGACGAGCTCGCCTCGCGTCTGTGA
- a CDS encoding MFS transporter codes for MSGYRDLLRTPGVGRIIAAQLTARFPNGMTSLAILLHIEHVTGSYGSAGLVLAATSIGQAISGPVTSRWMGRWGMRRVLTVTLLICAASIAAIALLTLPVPLYMVLGLIGGLSTPPVQSAVRTIYPKMVTARQLTPLFSLDASLQEIIWIIAPVVVTFVGTQVGTVPALLLIVAILLGGGAWFILSPEVGRVRIPRSRRGIGRVLGKPPVLLATIVGFLLIGACSAVEAGVVATFDHGGLEAGIVLALFSVGSLAGGLSFGHIPIGRWAMARRLLIVTVGLSLTIVSLDVWWLSGTLILAGIGIAPALAVIFAMTSASVKFSETAEAYGWVGTGQLIGAAAGSATAGFLIDGIGATGAYVAAAAFAAVGLLVAVVFVRGFPDLRHRDASPLPDTEPISTLSGPSPS; via the coding sequence GTGTCGGGGTACCGTGATCTTCTGCGCACGCCGGGTGTCGGGCGTATCATCGCCGCACAGTTGACGGCCCGATTCCCCAACGGGATGACGAGCCTCGCGATCCTGCTCCACATCGAGCACGTCACCGGATCGTACGGGTCTGCGGGCCTCGTCCTGGCGGCGACATCGATCGGTCAGGCCATCTCCGGACCCGTCACGAGCCGCTGGATGGGGCGCTGGGGTATGCGCCGCGTCCTGACGGTGACGCTCCTCATCTGCGCCGCGTCGATCGCCGCGATCGCGCTGCTGACCCTCCCGGTCCCTCTCTACATGGTGCTGGGACTCATCGGCGGGCTGTCGACTCCGCCCGTGCAGTCAGCCGTGCGCACCATCTACCCCAAGATGGTCACGGCCAGACAGCTCACGCCGCTGTTCTCCCTCGACGCGTCGCTGCAGGAGATCATCTGGATCATCGCTCCCGTCGTCGTCACGTTCGTCGGCACCCAGGTGGGGACGGTTCCCGCGCTCCTCCTGATCGTCGCGATCCTCCTGGGCGGCGGCGCGTGGTTCATCCTCTCCCCCGAAGTCGGGCGCGTGCGGATCCCCCGCAGCCGTCGCGGCATCGGACGCGTGCTCGGAAAGCCTCCCGTCCTCCTCGCCACCATCGTCGGGTTCCTTCTCATCGGCGCATGCTCGGCCGTCGAGGCGGGTGTCGTGGCGACCTTCGATCACGGCGGCCTCGAAGCCGGCATCGTGCTGGCCCTCTTCTCCGTGGGAAGCCTCGCGGGCGGCCTGTCGTTCGGACACATCCCGATCGGCCGTTGGGCGATGGCACGCCGCCTCCTCATCGTGACGGTCGGGCTTTCCCTCACGATCGTCTCGCTCGACGTCTGGTGGCTCAGCGGGACGCTCATCCTCGCCGGCATCGGCATCGCACCCGCCCTCGCCGTCATCTTCGCGATGACATCGGCGAGCGTGAAGTTCAGCGAGACCGCCGAGGCCTACGGATGGGTCGGCACGGGACAGCTCATCGGCGCGGCCGCGGGATCCGCCACAGCGGGCTTCCTCATCGACGGCATCGGCGCGACGGGCGCCTACGTCGCGGCGGCCGCCTTCGCCGCGGTCGGCCTCCTCGTCGCGGTCGTCTTCGTGCGCGGATTCCCCGACCTCCGCCACCGTGATGCGAGTCCCCTTCCCGACACCGAGCCGATCTCGACGCTGTCCGGTCCGAGCCCCTCCTGA
- a CDS encoding intradiol ring-cleavage dioxygenase: MTDDDNRWLDENGDPIDEDHRGLVYDIRTLIDRRRMLGIFGGAALTSLLAACGATTQSSGAESGSSPTATPSATGGATASASAEGTASLTEVPDETGGPYPADGSNGVNVLDDSGIVRSDIRSSFGSSTTVAEGIPLTIALTVRDATTGEALSGRGVYLWHCDRDGNYSLYSNGVENENYLRGVQETDANGTVTFTSIYPACYSGRWPHIHFEVYEDTATAVASGPIVKTSQIALPAETNTAVYATSGYERSISNASRVSLQNDNVFGDDGGIHQIATMSGSVSQGYTAALTIGV; this comes from the coding sequence ATGACAGACGACGACAACCGATGGCTCGACGAGAACGGCGACCCCATCGACGAAGACCACCGCGGACTCGTCTACGACATCCGCACGCTCATCGACCGGCGCCGCATGCTCGGCATCTTCGGCGGTGCCGCCCTCACGTCCCTCCTCGCGGCGTGCGGTGCGACGACGCAGTCGAGCGGTGCCGAGAGCGGATCGAGCCCGACCGCGACCCCCTCGGCCACGGGAGGCGCGACCGCGTCGGCGAGCGCCGAGGGGACGGCATCCCTCACGGAAGTCCCCGACGAAACGGGCGGACCGTACCCCGCCGACGGATCGAACGGGGTGAACGTTCTGGACGACTCGGGCATCGTGCGCAGCGACATCCGCTCGAGCTTCGGCTCATCGACGACGGTCGCCGAAGGGATCCCTCTCACCATCGCACTCACCGTCCGAGACGCGACGACCGGCGAAGCGCTCTCGGGGCGGGGCGTCTACCTCTGGCACTGCGACCGCGACGGGAACTATTCGCTGTACAGCAACGGCGTCGAGAACGAGAACTACCTCCGCGGCGTGCAGGAGACGGATGCCAACGGCACCGTGACGTTCACCTCGATCTATCCCGCCTGCTACTCGGGGCGCTGGCCGCACATCCACTTCGAGGTCTACGAGGACACGGCGACCGCCGTCGCGTCGGGCCCCATCGTCAAGACGAGTCAGATCGCCCTCCCCGCCGAGACGAACACGGCCGTCTACGCCACGAGCGGGTACGAGCGCAGCATCAGCAACGCCTCGCGAGTGTCGCTGCAGAACGACAACGTCTTCGGCGACGACGGCGGCATCCACCAGATCGCGACCATGTCGGGGAGCGTCTCGCAGGGCTACACCGCTGCGCTGACAATCGGGGTGTAG
- the nrdI gene encoding class Ib ribonucleoside-diphosphate reductase assembly flavoprotein NrdI: MSTVATSAPLLVFFSSVSGNTARFIEKLGLPAVRIPLHSSDAPLIVDEPFVLVTPTYGGGQGRGEEKGAVPKQVVRFLNDERNRSNLRGVIAAGNTNFGEAFCLAGDIISRKCRVPHLYRLELFGTPEDVDRVSDGLERWWHLQ; the protein is encoded by the coding sequence ATGAGCACGGTCGCGACGAGCGCACCGCTGCTCGTCTTCTTCTCCAGCGTCTCCGGCAACACCGCTCGCTTCATCGAGAAGCTCGGACTGCCGGCGGTACGCATCCCGCTCCACTCCTCTGACGCACCCCTCATCGTCGACGAGCCCTTCGTCCTGGTCACTCCCACCTACGGGGGAGGCCAGGGCCGGGGCGAGGAGAAGGGGGCGGTGCCCAAGCAGGTCGTTCGATTCCTCAACGACGAGCGAAATCGCAGCAACCTGCGCGGCGTCATCGCCGCAGGCAACACCAACTTCGGCGAGGCCTTCTGCCTCGCCGGCGACATCATCAGCCGCAAGTGCCGCGTGCCCCACTTGTATCGGCTCGAACTGTTCGGCACGCCGGAAGACGTTGATCGCGTGAGCGACGGATTGGAACGATGGTGGCATCTGCAGTGA
- a CDS encoding PLDc N-terminal domain-containing protein — protein sequence MPFLFSLLVLGLMVFALVDIIRRDDSEVRHLPRVVWVVIVVLLPLIGSALWFALGRTYPEGGPRMPRPAPRAATRTAPAPPAPPAPPRDTRTTEQQLADLEREIEAERLREEIARRRRDQGGATA from the coding sequence ATGCCCTTCCTCTTCTCGCTCCTCGTCCTCGGGCTCATGGTGTTCGCGCTCGTCGACATCATCCGGCGAGACGACTCCGAAGTGCGGCATCTGCCGCGGGTCGTGTGGGTCGTCATCGTCGTCCTCCTGCCGCTCATCGGCTCGGCGCTCTGGTTCGCGCTGGGACGGACGTACCCCGAAGGCGGACCACGGATGCCGCGCCCGGCACCGCGCGCTGCGACACGGACCGCGCCCGCGCCGCCCGCGCCGCCGGCGCCGCCGCGCGACACGCGGACGACGGAGCAGCAGTTGGCAGACCTCGAGCGGGAGATCGAGGCCGAGCGTCTGCGCGAGGAGATCGCACGTCGCCGCCGCGATCAGGGCGGCGCGACGGCGTGA
- a CDS encoding DUF3817 domain-containing protein, with translation MFRTPLSLFRTLAIAEAISWTLLITGLILRATSDLAIAVTIGGGIHGFVFLSYGATAILVAKNQRWGAGPTIVAIGSAVIPYATIPTEIWLHRTGRLRGAWRLEPTEDRRDAAWHDRLMRWFLRRPWVLGLLIALAVVLLFVVLLVIGPPGGKD, from the coding sequence GTGTTCCGCACACCCCTGTCCCTTTTCCGCACGCTCGCGATCGCGGAGGCGATCTCGTGGACGCTGTTGATCACCGGTCTCATCCTGCGCGCGACGTCCGACCTGGCGATCGCCGTGACGATCGGCGGAGGCATCCACGGCTTCGTCTTCCTTTCCTACGGCGCGACGGCGATCCTCGTCGCGAAGAACCAGCGATGGGGCGCAGGTCCGACGATCGTCGCGATCGGCAGCGCCGTCATCCCCTACGCGACGATCCCCACCGAGATCTGGCTGCACCGCACGGGCCGCCTGCGGGGTGCCTGGCGTCTCGAGCCGACGGAGGATCGACGGGATGCCGCTTGGCACGACCGCCTCATGCGCTGGTTCCTTCGCCGCCCGTGGGTGCTCGGGCTCCTCATCGCGCTCGCCGTCGTGCTGCTCTTCGTCGTCCTCCTCGTGATCGGCCCGCCCGGCGGCAAGGACTAG
- a CDS encoding pilus assembly protein CpaE — MISTDLALALRAAGLVWHPSSGDRFQLDEPEFEADVFTVSEMTVEPRSYPTGSILAFNGTTEWALDSVALEDALWLPHEHQLRELLRGTFRALRRDADSHVVEIVLGGETLSFDHPEPADAYALAVLELMSRSD, encoded by the coding sequence GTGATCTCCACCGACCTCGCTCTCGCCCTCCGCGCCGCCGGACTCGTCTGGCATCCCTCGTCAGGAGATCGCTTCCAGCTCGACGAACCCGAATTCGAGGCCGATGTCTTCACCGTGAGCGAGATGACGGTCGAGCCGCGCAGCTACCCGACCGGAAGCATCCTGGCCTTCAACGGAACGACCGAATGGGCGCTGGATTCCGTCGCCCTCGAAGACGCGCTCTGGCTTCCGCACGAGCACCAGCTGCGCGAACTCCTGCGCGGCACCTTCCGTGCCCTGAGGCGGGACGCCGACTCGCACGTCGTCGAGATCGTGCTCGGTGGGGAGACCCTCTCGTTCGATCACCCCGAGCCGGCCGACGCCTACGCGCTCGCTGTCCTCGAGCTCATGAGCCGGTCGGACTGA
- a CDS encoding class I SAM-dependent methyltransferase, giving the protein MTFSLDGLRRWPDHEAPELVATDAADRLLLDESADARAGIDDGDLVVIGDDFGALTLGSADAGARGIRVHQDPLTGERALAANAAAFGLTDTYRSLPLTREVVAGARVVLLRLPRSLAELRDVAGLIALYASEDVVVYAGGRVKHMSLGMNDVLREFFGVLDVTHARQKSRVLIARGPVGGREPIADRTEHDGLVVLAYGGVFAGTSIDIGTRLLLAHLPADIPDGAIDYACGSGVIATSLVLRHPTIQVLATDRSAAAVASARATAEANGVGDRVRVVRDDLLGMQPDASTRFIALNPPFHSGAAVTEDVGSRFFRDAARVLVPGGELWTVWNSGLPHRSALERVVGPTQQVARNAKFTVTRSTRR; this is encoded by the coding sequence GTGACGTTCTCGCTCGATGGCCTGCGACGCTGGCCCGATCACGAGGCTCCCGAGCTCGTGGCGACGGATGCCGCGGACCGCCTGCTGCTCGACGAATCAGCGGACGCACGCGCGGGCATCGACGACGGCGACCTCGTCGTCATCGGCGACGACTTCGGGGCGCTCACGCTCGGGTCCGCAGACGCCGGCGCGCGCGGCATCCGGGTGCATCAGGATCCCCTGACGGGCGAGCGCGCTCTCGCCGCCAACGCGGCGGCGTTCGGGCTCACCGACACCTACCGGTCGCTTCCCCTCACGCGCGAGGTCGTCGCGGGCGCGCGCGTCGTGCTGCTGCGACTCCCCCGCTCGCTCGCCGAACTCCGCGACGTCGCGGGACTCATCGCGCTGTACGCCTCTGAGGACGTCGTCGTCTATGCCGGTGGACGCGTCAAGCACATGTCGCTCGGGATGAACGACGTTCTTCGCGAGTTCTTCGGCGTGCTCGATGTCACGCACGCGCGCCAGAAGTCTCGCGTGCTGATCGCCCGCGGGCCGGTCGGCGGACGCGAACCGATCGCGGACCGCACCGAGCACGACGGCCTCGTCGTGCTCGCCTACGGCGGAGTGTTCGCCGGAACGTCGATCGACATCGGGACGCGCCTGCTGCTCGCACACCTGCCCGCCGACATTCCCGACGGCGCAATCGACTATGCGTGCGGATCCGGTGTCATCGCGACGAGCCTCGTGCTCCGGCATCCGACGATCCAGGTCCTCGCGACCGACCGCTCGGCGGCTGCCGTCGCGTCGGCGCGCGCGACGGCGGAGGCGAACGGCGTGGGCGATCGGGTCCGCGTCGTGCGAGACGATCTCCTGGGCATGCAGCCCGACGCATCGACCCGATTCATCGCACTCAATCCCCCGTTCCACTCCGGCGCGGCGGTGACGGAAGACGTGGGTTCGAGGTTCTTCCGCGACGCCGCACGGGTTCTCGTGCCCGGCGGAGAGCTATGGACCGTCTGGAACTCGGGCCTGCCGCACCGATCAGCGCTCGAGCGCGTGGTCGGTCCGACTCAGCAGGTCGCGCGCAACGCCAAATTCACCGTGACGCGCTCGACGCGGCGCTGA
- the nrdE gene encoding class 1b ribonucleoside-diphosphate reductase subunit alpha yields MVASAVTDTQADFKHEARFEGMDYHALNAMLNLYDENGMIQFDADKRAAREYFLQHVNQNTVFFHSLKERLDYLVEKEYYEPAVLEKYSFDFIQQLNDFAYGKKFRFETFLGAFKYYTSYTLKTFDGKRYLERFEDRVVMTALALADGDEKLATNLVDEILSGRFQPATPTFLNAGKAQRGELVSCFLLRIEDNMESISRGINSSLQLSKRGGGVALLLSNIRESGAPIKQIENQSSGIIPVMKLLEDSFSYANQLGARQGAGAVYLSAHHPDILRFLDTKRENADEKIRIKTLSLGVVVPDITFELAKNGEDMYLFSPYDVERVYGVPFGDISVTEKYREMVDDPRIKKTKINAREFFQTLAEIQFESGYPYIMFEDTVNKANPIKGRINMSNLCSEILQVNTPTTYNEDLSYNQVGKDISCNLGSLNIALAMDGGDLAKTVDTSIRALTAVSQQSHIASVRSIESGNDRSHAIGLGQMNLHGYLAREHVYYGSEEGVDFTNIYFYSVLFHALTASNKIAIERGETFDGFEDSTYASGEFFDKYIDQAWVPTTDKVKEMFAGHHIPTQEDWRELKASIQQYGIYNQNLQAVPPTGSISYINNSTSSIHPIAAKVEIRKEGKLGRVYYPAAFMTNDNLEYYQDAYEIGYEKVIDTYAAATQHVDQGLSLTLFFKDTATTRDINKAQIYAWRKGIKTIYYIRLRQMALEGTDMTECVSCTL; encoded by the coding sequence ATGGTGGCATCTGCAGTGACCGATACTCAGGCGGATTTCAAGCACGAGGCGCGGTTCGAGGGCATGGACTATCACGCCCTCAACGCGATGCTCAATCTGTACGACGAGAACGGGATGATCCAGTTCGACGCCGACAAGCGCGCCGCGCGGGAGTACTTCCTCCAGCACGTCAATCAGAACACGGTGTTCTTCCACTCCCTCAAGGAGCGCCTCGACTACCTCGTCGAGAAGGAGTACTACGAGCCCGCCGTGCTCGAGAAGTACTCCTTCGACTTCATCCAGCAGCTCAACGACTTCGCCTACGGCAAGAAGTTCCGCTTCGAGACGTTCCTCGGGGCGTTCAAGTACTACACGAGCTACACGCTCAAGACGTTCGACGGCAAGCGCTACCTCGAGCGCTTCGAGGACCGCGTCGTCATGACAGCCCTCGCGCTCGCCGATGGCGACGAGAAGCTCGCGACGAACCTCGTCGACGAGATTCTCTCGGGTCGCTTCCAGCCGGCCACTCCGACGTTCCTCAACGCCGGCAAGGCGCAGCGCGGTGAGCTCGTGTCGTGCTTCCTTCTGCGCATCGAAGACAACATGGAGTCGATCTCGCGCGGCATCAACTCCTCGCTGCAGCTGTCCAAGCGCGGCGGCGGCGTGGCTCTGCTGCTGTCGAACATCCGCGAGTCGGGTGCGCCGATCAAGCAGATCGAGAACCAGTCGTCGGGCATCATCCCCGTCATGAAGCTGCTCGAAGACAGCTTCAGCTACGCCAACCAGCTCGGTGCGCGCCAGGGCGCCGGCGCCGTGTATCTCAGCGCCCACCACCCCGACATCCTGCGCTTCCTCGACACCAAGCGCGAGAACGCCGACGAGAAGATCCGCATCAAGACGCTCTCCCTCGGCGTCGTCGTGCCCGACATCACGTTCGAGCTGGCCAAGAACGGCGAAGACATGTACCTCTTCTCGCCGTACGACGTCGAGCGCGTCTACGGTGTGCCGTTCGGCGACATCTCGGTGACCGAGAAGTACCGCGAGATGGTCGACGACCCGCGCATCAAGAAGACGAAGATCAACGCGCGCGAGTTCTTCCAGACTCTCGCCGAGATCCAGTTCGAGTCGGGCTATCCGTACATCATGTTCGAGGACACGGTGAACAAGGCCAACCCGATCAAGGGCCGGATCAACATGTCGAACCTCTGCAGCGAGATCCTGCAGGTCAACACCCCGACGACGTACAACGAGGACCTCTCGTACAACCAGGTGGGCAAGGACATCTCCTGCAACCTGGGCTCGCTCAACATCGCCCTCGCGATGGACGGCGGTGACCTCGCCAAGACGGTGGACACGAGCATCCGTGCCCTCACCGCCGTCAGCCAGCAGAGCCACATCGCCTCGGTGCGCTCGATCGAGTCGGGCAACGACCGCTCTCACGCGATCGGCCTCGGTCAGATGAATCTGCACGGCTACCTCGCCCGTGAGCACGTCTACTACGGCTCGGAAGAGGGTGTCGACTTCACGAACATCTACTTCTACTCCGTGCTCTTCCACGCGCTCACGGCGTCGAACAAGATCGCGATCGAGCGGGGCGAGACCTTCGACGGGTTCGAGGACTCCACGTACGCGTCAGGGGAGTTCTTCGACAAGTACATCGACCAGGCGTGGGTTCCCACGACCGACAAGGTCAAGGAGATGTTCGCGGGTCACCACATCCCGACGCAGGAGGACTGGCGCGAGCTCAAGGCCTCGATCCAGCAGTACGGCATCTACAACCAGAACCTCCAGGCGGTCCCGCCGACGGGTTCGATCTCGTACATCAACAACTCCACGTCGTCGATCCACCCGATCGCGGCGAAGGTCGAGATCCGCAAGGAAGGCAAGCTCGGCCGCGTCTACTACCCGGCGGCGTTCATGACGAACGACAACCTGGAGTACTACCAGGACGCGTACGAGATCGGCTACGAGAAGGTCATCGACACGTACGCCGCCGCGACGCAGCACGTCGACCAGGGTCTGTCGCTCACGCTGTTCTTCAAGGACACCGCGACGACGCGTGACATCAACAAGGCGCAGATCTACGCGTGGCGCAAGGGCATCAAGACGATCTACTACATCCGTCTGCGTCAGATGGCGCTCGAGGGCACTGACATGACCGAGTGCGTCTCCTGCACGCTCTGA